The Bacillus sp. Y1 genome includes the window AATTCTATTTCAATTTTCCCTTTATTTTTAGACTCTTTAATATTTACAGTTGTGCCAAATCTCTCACGCAAAAAGCCTTCGCGTTCTTTAATGAAAACATTTTTCTCTGGCTTTGGCTTCTTTGTTTCACGTGGAACATTTTCATTCAACTGTTGAATAAGTTGTTCTAACTGGCGAACATTCAAGCCTTCTTTCATCGTTTTCTCAGCAATAAGAGGTAACTTTTCTTTTTTTCTAAGGCCAAGCAAGGCACGACCATGCCCCATCGAAATCTTTCCATCTGAGATAAGCTGTTGGATTTTTGGTGGTAGAGTTAACAAACGAACGAGATTTGCAATATGTGGCCGACTCTTCCCTAGTCTTTTAGCCAATTGCTCCTGTGTTAATGAGAGCTTTTCCATTAGGAGCTGATAGGCTGCCGCTTCTTCTATCGGTGTCA containing:
- a CDS encoding ParB/RepB/Spo0J family partition protein — its product is MAKGLGKGLNAFFANIDEPNKQESITDVSLKEIRPNPYQPRKIFTQEAIEELKQSIIEHGILQPIIVRKSIKGYDIVVGERRFRAAKEAGLEKVPVVIRELSEQQMMELAVLENLQREDLTPIEEAAAYQLLMEKLSLTQEQLAKRLGKSRPHIANLVRLLTLPPKIQQLISDGKISMGHGRALLGLRKKEKLPLIAEKTMKEGLNVRQLEQLIQQLNENVPRETKKPKPEKNVFIKEREGFLRERFGTTVNIKESKNKGKIEIEFFSKDDLERILELLNNNQES